Within Sorangiineae bacterium MSr11367, the genomic segment GCGCGGTCGATGCTCTTTCACGGCGAATACTTTCCCACGATTCATTTCGGCGCAAAGGCCAAAACGCGCGCGATGTACTCATCCGCAAATTGGAATTGCCGTGCGGCCACCACGATGCGGTTCACATAGGCCGCCTCCGCCGGCCGGGGAACCATATCCGGACAGAAATAGCAGAGGGCGGGGCGGTAATCCCCGGAGGACGTGCGCGCGAGCACGGCCTCGGGAAGGTAGGTTTCCCCAAGAATATCCTGCGAGTGTTTGTACAACCGAGCGAGCTCGACGTGCGTGGCGGTGGCGAGGATGCCATACACCGAATGCGCATCGGATCGCACGAGGTTGGCCCGAGGGGCAATTCGAATATCGAAGCCGCCGAGTGTGGCCCGTTCCACATTTTCGGGCACGAGGTCTGCTTCTTTGAGGACGTCCAGGTTGATGTACGAACCGTAAAAGAACGTCCAGACACGGGGCATCGTCATGAGGGCTCTCTCCTGAGGCGGGTGGATGATCGCGACGTCGCGACGATGTCCCGGTTTGGTACACCCGGTACAGCGACTGGTACATGGCTGGTACATTCGTTTTTAGATTTTCCCGCCAAAAAGGCGCTACTTTTGGGTAAAGCCTTCGCAGGGTTGCGTGTTGAATGAACGTGAGCGGTGAAATCGTGCGGTGCGCCACCGGCCGCGAAATACGGTATGAGGCGGGCTCCATGCCTTTGTCGTTGGATGGGGTAGGGGGCAGGCTTGGCTCGCGGTTGCCGTGGCGCGTGACCTTGGATGCAGGCCTGCGTGAGGTTGCACATGCAAGCTTGCGCCGGGTGGCCGAGGGGCTCCAACGGCGAGCCTCCGATGCACCGCGTGTGGCCGACGGCGACGTGGCCTTGTTCTTTGGATACCTTGCGCTGGAAACGCGCGAGCAGCGCTGGGCCGATCAATGCCGCCTTCATATGGCCTCCGCGTTCGAGGCTGCGGCCGAGCCCTCGCAGCTCCCCTCTCTCCTGGGGGGTTACGTCGGGGTCGCTTGGACGGCGGAACACCTGGCACGCCTGGGCGTCATCCACACGGACGCGCGGATCGAGATGCTCGACGAGCGGCTCGCACAATGCCTCGACGTCGAGGATTGGAATGGCAACTTCGATTTGCCCACGGGCCTCGTCGGTATTGCCGTTTACGGTCTCGAATTGCGCGACGCTGCGCGCAAATCGCAAATCGTTTCCCGCGCGGTCGAGCACCTCGAGCGGCTCGCCATCGTGCGGCGGGAAGGCGTCTCGTGGTGGACGCTTCCGCGCTTTCTCTCGGCGCAGGCGCTTCGCCAAAGGCCGAATGGGCATGTCGATTTGGGACTCGCCCATGGTGTGCCCGGCGTGCTTTCGCTCCTCGCGCGCGCCGACGATGCGGGGTTCGGTGGGGCGCCCATTCGTTCCCTGCTGCGCGAGGGGCTCAAGTGGACGCTCGCGCAGGCCATTCGGGAAGGGGGTGGCGACGCGATCGCGCTTCCGCACCACGTGGCGCCGAACGTTCCGCCCGTGCCCGCGCGCACGGCGTGGTGCCATGGCAATCCCGGCGCGGCACTCGCGCTGACGACGGCGGCGCGTGCGGTGGGAGACGTCGAGGCGGAAAAGGTGTTCGCGCGCATGGCCCGTACGGTGGCGAGTGTCGAGCCGCAGGTGTCCGGTCTTCGCGATCGCTTCTTCTGCCACGGTGCGGCCGGGGTTGCGCACACGTTCCAGCGTCTGTTCGCGCTCACCGAGGATCCCGCGTTCGAGGACGCCGCGCGGCAGTGGTATGGCTTGGCGATTCCGGGCGTACCTCCTCGCGAGAGCCGCACCTTGCGCGCGGGGGCGGCGGGCATTGGACTCATGCTCCTCGCGGCCACGTCGGTGCGTGAGCCCTCGTGGGATCGGGTGCTCCTCTGCAGCGTGTGACGCCGCAGGCGAGCCGCTACCGGTCGACCTGGTTCTTCGTGATCGGATCGTAATAGAGGCGCGCCGCAGGCACGGAGACGATCTTCTCCATGCGCCGCGTCGCCTGCTGCGGCACGCGCTCGCCGT encodes:
- a CDS encoding gamma-glutamylcyclotransferase, which codes for MTMPRVWTFFYGSYINLDVLKEADLVPENVERATLGGFDIRIAPRANLVRSDAHSVYGILATATHVELARLYKHSQDILGETYLPEAVLARTSSGDYRPALCYFCPDMVPRPAEAAYVNRIVVAARQFQFADEYIARVLAFAPK